The segment CCACGGTATTCCAAATAGCGTCGAATCGTGTCAAATGCAATCGTACTTCGGGCATTTCCAATGTGGATATAATTATAGACAGTTGGTCCGCAAACATACATTGAAACTTGTCCTTCTTTTAAAGGAACAAAAGTCTCTTTTTCTCTTGATAGCGTATTATAGATTTTTATCATTCTCATCCCCTACTTTCTCTCCATTGATTCGGACAACTTTTGCTGGTATCCCTACTGCTGTTGCCCCATCAGGTATATCTTTTAAGACGACTGCGCCTGCACCGATTTTCGCATCTTTTCCTATGGTGATCGGTCCTAAGATTTGGGCATTGGCTGACAACATTGCGCCTTTTTTGACGGTTGGATGTCTTTTCCCCGTTTCTTTTCCAGTCCCCCCTAAAGTGACACCATGAAACAAGACGACATCATCTTCGATTTCTGCTGTTTCTCCAATAACGATTCCCATACCGTGATCGATAAATACACCCGTTCCAATCGTCGCTCCTGGATGTATCTCTATTCCCGTAATAAATCGCCAAAATTGGGCATTCATTTTGGCAATCAAATAGAGACGATGGCGATATAAATAATGGGAGAAACGATGCCAAAATAATGCATGTAGCCCAGGATAGGTCAAAATGACCTCTGCTGTGGTACGCGCTGCTGGATCATTTTTCTTTACGGCAATGACAGCTCGTTTGAACCATTCCATCGACTTCCTCTCCTTTCCTTTTTCGACTGTATGTAAGAACAACGAAAGACAACTAAAAAACGTCTTTTAATAAGTTTCCTTATTAAAAGACGCTATGAGGCGTGGTTCCACTTTTTTTCATAATCAAATGATTATCTCTAACAGGTAACGTCTGCTATTCGTTCTTCGCTACTTTCAAGGATTGAGATTGATCAACCCCCTCTTCGCAAAGACCACTCCCAGAGGCATTTCAAAAAAGAACAATTGACAACTTACACCACCCGTTGACTCTCTTGAAACCATTCTTTTTTTACTTCTTTCTGTTCATCGTGTTTAGTTCAATACTTGGTTTAAATGTGCTAAAGATTTTTCTTTTCCTAACAATTCGATTGTTTCTGGTAATTCAGGTCCATGCATTTGTCCTGAAACAGCGACACGGATCGGCATAAACAGGTTCTTTCCTTTTACCCCTGTTTCTTTTTGTACTGCTTTGATTGCTGCTTTGACTGTTGGTGCATCTACCACTTCCATTTGAGTAAGTTGTTCTTTGAAAGCTTTCAACACAGTCGGAACCGTTTCACCCGCTAATACTTCTTTGGCTGCTTCATCTAATACAGGATGTTCGTTAAAGAATAATGTTGATACTTCAACGATTTCCGCTGCATAACTCATTTGTGGTTGGTACAGACGAACAATTTTTTTCACCCATTCGATTGTTTGTGCATCTGGATTTTCTTGCACACGACCATCAGCGATCAAATAAGGTAAACACATTTCTGTCAATGCATCTAGATCCATTTCTTTGATGTAATGGTTGTTCACCCATTGTAATTTTTTTGCGTCAAATGCTGCTGGTGATTTGCTCAAGCGCTGTGGATCAAACATTTTGATCAATTCTTCTTGACTGAACAATTCATCTTCACCGACAGGCGACCAGCCTAGTAAAGCAATAAAATTGAACATCGCTTCTGGTAAGTAGCCTAATTCACGGTATTGTTCGATAAATTGTAAAATCGATTCATCACGTTTACTTAATTTTTTGCCCGTTTCAGAATTGATGATCAAGGTCATATGCCCAAATGTTGGCGCAGTCCAACCAAATGCTTCATAGATCATTAATTGTTTTGGTGTATTCGCAATATGATCATCCCCACGTAATACGTGAGTGATCTTCATTAAGTGATCGTCAACAGCTACCGCAAAGTTATAGGTTGGCATACCATCGCGTTTTTGGATGACATAATCCCCACCGATATTGTCTGATTCAAAGGTGATATCTCCTTTGACCATGTCGGTAAACGCATATTCTGTATTGCGCGGCACACGGAAACGAATCACTGGTACAATACCTTCTGCTTCTTTTTTCGCTTGTTCTTCAGGTGACAAGTTCGCACAAGTCCCAGCGTAGTGAGGCATTTCGCCACGCGCACGTTGCGCTTCACGTTCTGCTTCTAATTCTTCTTCTGAACAATAGCATTTGTAAGCACGATTGCTTGCTAATAACTGATCGATCCATGGTTGGTAGATTTCTTTTCTTTCAGATTGACGGTAAGGACCGTATTCACCTGGATTTTCAGGTGATTCATCCCATTCCATCCCTAACCATGCAAGATTCTCTAATTGGCTTTTTTCGCCATCTTCAATATTTCGTTTTTGGTCAGTGTCCTCAATGCGGATAATGAAATCTCCATCATTGTGACGGGCAAATAAATAATTGAATAATGCAGTTCGTGCATTCCCAATATGCAAATGCCCTGTTGGACTTGGTGCATAACGTACGCGTACTTTCGTCATTTTCTTCCTCTTCTTTCAAACTAGACTTTGAGACGCCAAAAACAACTGACAATACAATATCTTATCAGATTGTTTTGGGTTGGATCTCCTTTAGCGATAAATGTTGAAATTTAAAGCTACTCAGCACAAATTTTACCTTTTATACGTTAAATAGTAAAGAGATTATGAAAAAGTCATTCAAATCTACGTAAGAAGGCGGGAATCGAAAAAATAGTTTGGCCTACTTTTCAATCCTCGCCTACTCCACCTAAACTGAGGAAACAAAAACCATCTCTCTAAAAAATCTGACGATGTCTAATTGCCTCATATTTACCATATTGCGTTTTTATTTCGCTTTTTTCTCATTTTCACGCTTATTGTCGATTCCTCTACCCGCATGAGCAGGTTTTGCAAAGATCATTCGTCCAGCAGCTGTTTGTAGTGCACTCGTTACCACGACTTCGATCCGTTCATTCATGTAATGTTGCCCATCTTCCACAACCACCATTGTACCGTCATCTAGATAAGCCACTCCTTGTTGACGTTCTGTGCCTGCTTTGACCACTAGTACATTCATATTCTCACCAGGGATAACGACTGGTTTCACTGCGTTAGCAAGTGCATTGATATTGAGAACAGGTACATTTTGAAATTCAGAGACTTTGTTAAGATTATAATCATTGGTCACGATGACACCATCCAATAGTTTTGCCAATTTGATCAGCTTACTATCTACTTCACTGATGTCTTCAAAATCACCATCATACATCTCAACTGAAATACCTTCTTCTTTTTGTAACGCATTCAAAATATCTAGTCCGCGACGTCCACGTACCCGCTTCAGGCTATCGCCAGAATCAGCGATATATTGTAATTCATACAGGACGAAATTTGGGATCATCAAGGTTCCTTCTAGAAATCCTGTTTTTGTAATATCGTAAATACGTCCATCAATAATGACGCTTGTGTCTAAAATTTTATATTTATGAAAATGATCATCTAATTTGCGTTCTAATAACTGACTTTCCACCTGACTAGGTGTTTCTTGCTCCACCTTTTTACTTCTAGGTCCAAATATTTTCTTCCATTCTTCGATGCGGGTCGTTCCCATTCGCAAGCCCAAATAGCCAAGGATCACCATCAATAAGATGGGTAAAACACTGTTCACAAAAGGTATTTCAATATTGTAAAGCGGCGTTGAGATCACAACCCCCAACGTTAGGCCAATAATTGCACCGATTGCGCCAAATAAGAGATACGTCAAGCTGACTTCACTTAATTTTTCTTCAATTTGCTTGATGACTGCTGTTATATGTTTTGCCAATAGCAAAGATAATAGAAAGAAAATAAGTGCACCTAACAAGCTATTGGTAAAGGTGTTATTCAGCCATCCATTCGTCTGTTGACCGACCGCCTGCCAAGCTGTAGGTAAAAAAGAAATCCCTAAGCTGGCACCAACGATGATCATCAGTAAGGTGATGACACGTTTTTGCATCCTGTTTCCTCCATTTCATTTTGATTTTAGCGAAATACTCGTCTAAGAGTTTCATCAAGTGTAGCAACACCTACGACTTCGATACCCTCTGGAATATTCCAACCACCTAAATTATTTTTAGGTAAATATACTTTTGTAAAACCTAATTTTTGTACTTCTTTGACTCGTTGTTCAATTTGGTTGACTCTTCTGATTTCACCAGTCAGACCGATTTCTCCAATAAAACACTCCGTTGGTTGCGTTCCTTTTTCTTTGTAACTAGACGCAATACTGACTGCAATCGCTAAGTCGATTGCAGGTTCATTTAATTTTACCCCACCAGCTGCTTTTAAGTAAGCATCTTGATTTTGCAACAATAATCCTGCCCGTTTTTCTAAGACTGCCATGATCAATGACACCCGATTAAAGTCTAAACCAGTCGTTGTTCGTTTGGCATTTCCGAACATCGTAGGCGTGACTAAGGCTTGGATCTCAACCAAGATCGGACGTGTACCTTCCATGGCGACAACGATCGCTGAACCTGTCGCCCCATCCAATCGTTCTTCTAAGAAAATCTGTGAAGGATTGGCTACTTCTTCAAGGCCATGGGTGTGCATCTCAAAAATACCGATCTCATTGGTGGAACCAAAACGATTTTTGACGGCACGCAAAATGCGAAAACTATGATGTTGCTCACCTTCAAAATACAAGACCGTATCAACCATGTGCTCTAACATGCGCGGACCTGCAATCGAGCCTTCTTTCGTGACATGACCTACTATAAAGATAGCAATACCGTTTGTTTTTGCGATTTTCAATAGCTCAGCTGTGGTTTCTCGCACTTGACTAACACTACCAGCGACACTCGTAATATCAGGTTGAGTCATTGTTTGGATCGAATCGATGATGACATAATCAGGTGAAATTTGTTCGATGGCTCGACTGATTTCATTCATATCTGTCTCTGCATACAAGTAAAACTCTGTGTCGATCGAACCTAATCGTTCTGCACGCAACTTGATTTGGTCCGCACTCTCTTCTCCCGATACGTAAAGGACTTTTCCACCAATAGCAGCCAGTTGCTGTGATACTTGCAAGAGTAAGGTGGATTTTCCGATACCAGGGTCGCCACCGATCAAAACCATCGAGCCAGGGACCACACCACCGCCTAAAACACGGTTCAATTCTTCTAGCTTCGTCTTTACTCGTGGTTCTTTCTTAGGAACCACCTCAGCAATTTTTGTTGGCTTGGCTTTTTCTCCGGTCAAACTCGTTCGTACTCTGCGGTCCGTTGTATCTTGTTCGATTTCTTCAACCATGGTATTCCATTTACCACAATTTGGGCAACGTCCTAAAAATTTAGGCGACACATAGCCACAATTTTGACAAACAAATTGAACTTTTGCTTTT is part of the Enterococcus mundtii genome and harbors:
- the epsC gene encoding serine O-acetyltransferase EpsC, whose amino-acid sequence is MEWFKRAVIAVKKNDPAARTTAEVILTYPGLHALFWHRFSHYLYRHRLYLIAKMNAQFWRFITGIEIHPGATIGTGVFIDHGMGIVIGETAEIEDDVVLFHGVTLGGTGKETGKRHPTVKKGAMLSANAQILGPITIGKDAKIGAGAVVLKDIPDGATAVGIPAKVVRINGEKVGDENDKNL
- the gltX gene encoding glutamate--tRNA ligase, producing MTKVRVRYAPSPTGHLHIGNARTALFNYLFARHNDGDFIIRIEDTDQKRNIEDGEKSQLENLAWLGMEWDESPENPGEYGPYRQSERKEIYQPWIDQLLASNRAYKCYCSEEELEAEREAQRARGEMPHYAGTCANLSPEEQAKKEAEGIVPVIRFRVPRNTEYAFTDMVKGDITFESDNIGGDYVIQKRDGMPTYNFAVAVDDHLMKITHVLRGDDHIANTPKQLMIYEAFGWTAPTFGHMTLIINSETGKKLSKRDESILQFIEQYRELGYLPEAMFNFIALLGWSPVGEDELFSQEELIKMFDPQRLSKSPAAFDAKKLQWVNNHYIKEMDLDALTEMCLPYLIADGRVQENPDAQTIEWVKKIVRLYQPQMSYAAEIVEVSTLFFNEHPVLDEAAKEVLAGETVPTVLKAFKEQLTQMEVVDAPTVKAAIKAVQKETGVKGKNLFMPIRVAVSGQMHGPELPETIELLGKEKSLAHLNQVLN
- a CDS encoding PIN/TRAM domain-containing protein, which encodes MQKRVITLLMIIVGASLGISFLPTAWQAVGQQTNGWLNNTFTNSLLGALIFFLLSLLLAKHITAVIKQIEEKLSEVSLTYLLFGAIGAIIGLTLGVVISTPLYNIEIPFVNSVLPILLMVILGYLGLRMGTTRIEEWKKIFGPRSKKVEQETPSQVESQLLERKLDDHFHKYKILDTSVIIDGRIYDITKTGFLEGTLMIPNFVLYELQYIADSGDSLKRVRGRRGLDILNALQKEEGISVEMYDGDFEDISEVDSKLIKLAKLLDGVIVTNDYNLNKVSEFQNVPVLNINALANAVKPVVIPGENMNVLVVKAGTERQQGVAYLDDGTMVVVEDGQHYMNERIEVVVTSALQTAAGRMIFAKPAHAGRGIDNKRENEKKAK
- the radA gene encoding DNA repair protein RadA, which encodes MAKKAKVQFVCQNCGYVSPKFLGRCPNCGKWNTMVEEIEQDTTDRRVRTSLTGEKAKPTKIAEVVPKKEPRVKTKLEELNRVLGGGVVPGSMVLIGGDPGIGKSTLLLQVSQQLAAIGGKVLYVSGEESADQIKLRAERLGSIDTEFYLYAETDMNEISRAIEQISPDYVIIDSIQTMTQPDITSVAGSVSQVRETTAELLKIAKTNGIAIFIVGHVTKEGSIAGPRMLEHMVDTVLYFEGEQHHSFRILRAVKNRFGSTNEIGIFEMHTHGLEEVANPSQIFLEERLDGATGSAIVVAMEGTRPILVEIQALVTPTMFGNAKRTTTGLDFNRVSLIMAVLEKRAGLLLQNQDAYLKAAGGVKLNEPAIDLAIAVSIASSYKEKGTQPTECFIGEIGLTGEIRRVNQIEQRVKEVQKLGFTKVYLPKNNLGGWNIPEGIEVVGVATLDETLRRVFR